Proteins co-encoded in one Aggregicoccus sp. 17bor-14 genomic window:
- a CDS encoding SAM-dependent methyltransferase → MRRQVKGTAAVRKELLPEQSPALLRELHLLTREGHLNADALRKLKQVNHLMGLLRPAFEDLQQRTQAPVVVDAGSGNAYLGFILYELFLKDAEGGSLVSIEGRPDLTQRAKERAGRLGFSRMQFETASLETAQWPERFHLLTALHACDTATDDALVAAIQKGADYVAVVPCCQAEVAQQLKEHKGSPDPALALLHEHAWHRREFGSHLTNVIRALTLEAFGYQVTVTELTGWEHSLKNELILGRRVHRDNRRARLKLERLLGSSGVNPKLTRVLGVVPASPTAAAEVVSEPAPEVAPAAEPSDVI, encoded by the coding sequence CTGAGGCGCCAGGTCAAGGGCACGGCAGCGGTCCGCAAGGAGCTGCTGCCGGAGCAGAGCCCCGCGCTCCTGCGCGAGCTGCACCTGCTCACGCGCGAGGGGCACCTCAACGCGGACGCGCTGCGCAAGCTCAAGCAGGTGAACCACCTGATGGGCCTGCTGCGCCCGGCCTTCGAGGACCTGCAGCAGCGCACCCAGGCCCCCGTCGTCGTGGACGCGGGCAGCGGCAACGCGTACCTCGGCTTCATCCTCTACGAGCTGTTCCTCAAGGACGCGGAAGGGGGGAGCCTCGTCTCCATCGAGGGGCGCCCGGACCTCACCCAGCGCGCGAAGGAGCGCGCGGGGCGGCTGGGCTTCTCCCGGATGCAGTTCGAGACCGCGAGCCTCGAGACCGCGCAGTGGCCCGAGCGCTTCCACCTGCTCACCGCGCTGCACGCCTGCGACACGGCGACCGACGATGCGCTCGTGGCCGCCATCCAGAAGGGCGCTGACTACGTGGCCGTGGTGCCCTGCTGCCAGGCCGAGGTCGCCCAGCAGCTCAAGGAGCACAAGGGCAGCCCGGACCCCGCGCTCGCGCTGCTGCACGAGCACGCCTGGCACCGGCGCGAGTTCGGCAGCCACCTCACCAACGTCATCCGCGCGCTCACGCTGGAGGCCTTCGGCTACCAGGTGACCGTGACGGAGCTCACCGGCTGGGAGCACTCGCTCAAGAACGAGCTCATCCTCGGCCGGCGCGTGCACCGCGACAACCGGCGCGCGCGCCTGAAGCTGGAGCGGCTCCTGGGCTCGAGCGGGGTGAACCCCAAGCTCACCCGCGTGCTCGGGGTGGTGCCTGCGTCCCCGACGGCGGCTGCAGAGGTCGTTTCGGAGCCGGCGCCTGAGGTGGCTCCGGCCGCCGAGCCCTCCGACGTGATTTGA
- a CDS encoding NifU family protein: MSVNIQLEWTPNPSTLKYVVDRKLLTSGAVNITSREQAAEKSPLAKRLMDITGVTAVMVGTNFVTVTKGEDGEWDELNDRVMDTLDTHLTANEPVVDEAAIQAARTAMGATGSVEQRIQDILDTEIRPAVAQDGGDITLDRFEDGLVYLHMKGSCSGCPSSTATLKMGIEGRLRELIPEVLEVVAV; the protein is encoded by the coding sequence ATGTCGGTGAACATCCAGCTCGAGTGGACCCCCAACCCCAGCACGCTGAAGTACGTGGTGGACCGCAAGCTGCTGACGTCCGGGGCCGTGAACATCACCAGCAGGGAGCAGGCGGCGGAGAAGAGCCCGCTCGCCAAGCGCCTGATGGACATCACGGGCGTGACGGCGGTGATGGTGGGCACGAACTTCGTCACCGTGACCAAGGGCGAGGACGGTGAGTGGGACGAGCTCAACGACCGCGTGATGGACACGCTGGACACCCACCTCACGGCGAACGAGCCGGTGGTGGACGAGGCCGCGATCCAGGCCGCGCGCACGGCGATGGGCGCCACGGGCTCGGTGGAGCAGCGCATCCAGGACATCCTGGACACGGAGATCCGCCCCGCGGTCGCGCAGGACGGCGGCGACATCACCCTCGACCGCTTCGAGGACGGGCTCGTGTACCTGCACATGAAGGGCAGCTGCAGCGGCTGCCCCTCGAGCACGGCCACGCTGAAGATGGGCATCGAGGGGCGGCTGCGTGAGCTGATCCCCGAGGTGCTCGAGGTGGTGGCGGTCTGA